From Thermoanaerobaculia bacterium, a single genomic window includes:
- a CDS encoding helix-turn-helix transcriptional regulator: MTSKRPAAAVAGNRWSTTPHWYLWEGGFLLTGRGVGIVPPHTHHAIQLVVALEGSFAIRGAHGDWRRAQGAIVRPDAVHSYDPGGALNAMLFVDPESTEGLGLVAPLRNDITLVPEERLADCAAELRRFLEQPFESLRIPDLVRKCVHAFCTGAPPSRRLDPRVTRVLAAIRASDDLRMSVDAAAAMAFLSPSRFAHLWKQQVGLPFRRYLLWRKLTRAMLMIGRGRTTATAAHEADFADAAHLTHTFHRMVGIAPSVLMSGEFFEIASPFEA, translated from the coding sequence ATGACCTCGAAACGACCCGCCGCTGCCGTCGCCGGCAACCGGTGGTCAACAACGCCGCACTGGTACTTGTGGGAAGGGGGCTTCCTCCTGACCGGTCGGGGTGTGGGGATCGTGCCGCCGCACACCCACCACGCGATCCAGCTCGTGGTCGCCCTCGAGGGGAGCTTCGCCATCCGCGGCGCACACGGCGACTGGCGGCGGGCCCAGGGCGCGATCGTGCGACCGGACGCCGTCCACTCCTACGACCCCGGCGGAGCGCTCAACGCGATGCTGTTCGTCGACCCGGAATCGACCGAAGGCCTCGGTCTGGTCGCGCCGTTGCGCAACGACATCACCCTCGTACCGGAGGAACGGCTGGCCGACTGCGCCGCGGAGCTCCGGCGGTTCCTCGAGCAGCCGTTCGAGAGCCTGCGCATTCCCGACCTGGTGAGGAAGTGCGTGCACGCCTTCTGCACCGGCGCGCCCCCCAGTCGCCGTCTCGACCCGCGCGTGACGCGCGTGCTCGCGGCCATACGCGCGTCGGACGACCTCCGGATGTCGGTCGACGCCGCAGCGGCGATGGCCTTCCTCTCGCCCAGCCGTTTCGCGCATCTGTGGAAGCAGCAGGTGGGGTTGCCGTTCCGTCGCTACCTGCTGTGGCGCAAGCTGACGCGCGCCATGCTGATGATCGGCCGCGGTCGCACGACCGCCACCGCGGCCCACGAGGCCGATTTCGCCGATGCCGCGCACTTGACGCACACCTTCCATCGGATGGTGGGCATCGCCCCGTCGGTCCTGATGAGCGGCGAGTTCTTCGAGATCGCGTCACCCTTCGAAGCCTGA
- a CDS encoding FAD-dependent monooxygenase, translating to MDLASMKIVVVGAASGGAAAALLLARAGARVTVLERVESPRAVGAGIGLADNGLAVLESLGFGAALAAVARPVGAPRIVDGAGRTIFAPPGPPPRVSMVRRADLQSLLLDAVGAETRIELLCGAEVVRAAPDGRVGFRAAGREQELAADLVIGADGVGSRVRDGGRFGARLAAPGIPYLRAVVSSAPALGEEAWTAAGLFGSFAVADGVYIYASAGSRRTRQAIAARDLGALAAAWAAAYPPSAPLLAGVERFEDLLIHPVQRVDCAPWHDGRLVLVGDAAHAMAPNLGQGANSALVDAAVLLDELRRRETLTAGLAAYEARRRPAVRRVATAAARLGALAEWTHPLARRVRDRALMPLASRLARPGDLARLLQEPRETLLAIPVG from the coding sequence ATGGACCTCGCTTCGATGAAGATCGTGGTGGTCGGGGCTGCTTCGGGCGGCGCGGCGGCGGCGCTCCTGCTGGCGCGCGCCGGGGCCCGGGTGACGGTCCTCGAGCGGGTGGAGTCGCCGCGCGCCGTCGGAGCCGGCATCGGTCTCGCCGACAATGGGCTCGCCGTGCTCGAGTCGCTCGGGTTCGGCGCTGCCCTCGCGGCCGTCGCTCGCCCGGTCGGCGCGCCGCGCATCGTCGACGGCGCCGGCCGCACGATCTTCGCGCCGCCCGGGCCGCCACCCCGCGTCTCGATGGTGCGGCGCGCCGACCTGCAGAGCCTGCTGCTCGATGCCGTGGGCGCCGAGACTCGGATCGAGCTGCTCTGCGGTGCCGAGGTCGTCCGCGCGGCACCGGACGGGCGGGTGGGCTTTCGCGCCGCGGGTCGCGAGCAGGAGCTCGCCGCCGACCTCGTGATCGGCGCGGACGGCGTCGGCTCCCGCGTCCGCGACGGGGGCCGTTTCGGCGCGCGCCTTGCCGCCCCCGGAATTCCCTACCTGCGCGCCGTGGTCTCTTCCGCCCCCGCGTTGGGGGAGGAGGCGTGGACCGCGGCCGGTCTCTTCGGGAGCTTCGCGGTCGCGGACGGCGTCTACATTTACGCTTCCGCCGGCTCGCGACGCACGCGCCAGGCCATCGCGGCGCGCGATCTCGGAGCGCTCGCCGCCGCCTGGGCGGCGGCCTATCCCCCGTCGGCCCCTCTGCTCGCCGGTGTCGAACGCTTCGAGGATCTCTTGATTCATCCGGTGCAGCGGGTCGACTGCGCGCCCTGGCACGACGGCCGGCTCGTGCTGGTGGGCGACGCCGCGCATGCGATGGCACCGAACCTCGGCCAGGGTGCGAACAGCGCGCTGGTCGATGCCGCCGTGCTGCTCGACGAGCTGCGCCGCAGAGAGACCCTGACGGCGGGACTGGCTGCCTACGAGGCGCGCCGTCGCCCCGCAGTCCGCCGGGTGGCGACGGCTGCGGCCCGCCTCGGAGCCCTCGCCGAGTGGACGCACCCGCTCGCACGCCGCGTGCGCGATCGCGCCCTGATGCCGCTCGCCTCCCGTCTCGCGCGCCCGGGCGACCTCGCCCGCCTGCTCCAGGAGCCTCGCGAGACGCTGCTGGCGATTCCGGTAGGCTAG
- a CDS encoding FG-GAP repeat protein — MRTNHQNVRSEGLSVMVASVVMTAMLATGAGAQVSGSLSPVRAQKIGNQTIGAFPVQENDHFGATFAVGDFNGDGRDDLATGVPDDDGPTTAPVTDGGAFIVSQYFSTIGLDPVKLVRQSAGLDAPEAGDRFGGGDFNEVYPRAKQLASCDFNSDGFEDLAVGIPEEDFGATGSAGAVQVHYGRAGSFPGFGSEFFTQNTSGIPGDVEASDSFGEALACGDFDGDGFDDLVIGVAFEDFGSFSHNAGMIEILPGWSGGLASDFAYSIDQDTSGVDGGSEDQDQFGYSLAVGNFDGDAYADIAIGVVGEDEVGAVQILFGSATGLNGARDLFFYDDDLGGTRETYDDFGEVLVAGDFDGDGYDDLAIGVPKEEAGTSGNDVNSGEVKVAFGAAGGFDLARARRFTQSTLPSAGETSQEGDHFGASLAAGDFNRDGCDDLAIGAPEEGIATADGKDGHVTLLMANCTGGFASGTARGIIAGSQGFPGNVNEHHKNFGWTVAAGDFDGDGHDDLAIGAPFETADGLGDAGAQTILYGSLFSDGFGTQNLDAWSSHLP, encoded by the coding sequence ATGCGAACGAACCATCAGAATGTCCGATCCGAGGGGTTGTCTGTCATGGTCGCTTCGGTGGTGATGACTGCGATGCTCGCCACCGGGGCAGGAGCGCAGGTCTCCGGATCCCTGTCGCCGGTCCGCGCGCAGAAGATTGGCAATCAGACGATCGGCGCCTTCCCGGTGCAGGAGAACGATCACTTCGGGGCGACCTTCGCCGTGGGCGACTTCAACGGCGACGGCCGCGACGATCTCGCGACTGGAGTTCCGGACGACGACGGCCCGACGACGGCTCCCGTGACCGATGGCGGCGCGTTTATCGTCAGCCAGTACTTTTCAACCATCGGCCTCGACCCGGTGAAGCTGGTGCGCCAGTCGGCCGGGCTCGACGCGCCGGAGGCGGGAGACAGGTTTGGTGGGGGGGACTTCAACGAAGTCTACCCCCGCGCCAAGCAGCTCGCCTCGTGCGATTTCAACAGTGACGGCTTCGAGGATCTCGCGGTGGGGATCCCCGAAGAGGACTTTGGCGCCACAGGTTCGGCCGGCGCGGTCCAGGTCCACTACGGCCGCGCCGGCAGTTTTCCGGGATTCGGCTCCGAGTTCTTCACCCAGAACACTTCGGGAATTCCAGGAGATGTCGAGGCATCCGACAGCTTCGGCGAAGCACTCGCGTGCGGCGACTTCGACGGCGACGGCTTCGACGACCTCGTCATTGGCGTTGCATTCGAAGACTTTGGCAGCTTCAGTCACAATGCCGGCATGATCGAGATCCTGCCCGGCTGGTCTGGCGGGCTCGCCTCGGATTTCGCGTACTCGATCGACCAGGACACCTCCGGAGTCGACGGCGGGAGCGAAGACCAAGACCAGTTCGGCTACAGCCTCGCGGTGGGGAACTTCGACGGCGACGCCTATGCCGACATCGCGATCGGTGTGGTCGGGGAGGACGAGGTCGGCGCGGTGCAGATCCTCTTCGGCAGCGCCACCGGCCTGAACGGCGCGCGCGATCTGTTCTTTTACGACGATGACCTCGGTGGGACGAGGGAAACCTACGACGACTTCGGAGAGGTGCTCGTTGCCGGCGACTTCGACGGCGACGGGTACGACGACCTCGCGATCGGCGTCCCGAAGGAGGAGGCCGGCACATCCGGCAACGACGTCAACTCCGGCGAGGTGAAAGTCGCCTTCGGCGCCGCCGGCGGTTTCGATCTGGCCCGTGCGCGGCGATTCACGCAGAGCACGCTCCCTTCGGCGGGTGAGACCTCGCAGGAAGGCGACCATTTCGGCGCGTCGCTCGCCGCCGGCGACTTCAACCGCGACGGTTGCGACGACCTCGCGATCGGCGCGCCGGAAGAGGGGATCGCCACCGCCGACGGGAAGGACGGCCATGTAACGCTGCTGATGGCGAACTGTACCGGCGGTTTCGCGTCAGGGACGGCTCGCGGGATCATCGCCGGCTCGCAGGGCTTCCCCGGCAACGTCAACGAGCACCACAAGAACTTTGGCTGGACGGTCGCCGCCGGCGACTTCGACGGCGACGGCCACGACGACCTCGCGATCGGCGCGCCGTTCGAGACCGCGGACGGCCTCGGCGATGCAGGCGCCCAGACGATCCTCTACGGCTCGCTCTTTTCCGACGGCTTCGGGACCCAGAACCTCGACGCCTGGAGCAGTCACCTACCCTGA
- a CDS encoding serine/threonine protein kinase — protein sequence MAFVDESFWSRLSPLLDQALELEGEPRDQFVGSLRERDPALAEALERQLAEHDHALRTGFLDLPAGATPVSLEGRTFGAYELVERIGAGGMGTVWRARRNDGRFEGDVAVKLLHPSLVEERGSERFRSEGSILSRLSHAGIARLYDAGLSAAGQPFLVLELVEGLRIDRFADAHRLPVRARLELFLQIADAVAYAHSNLVVHRDLKPSNILVDRAGQAKLLDFGIATLVDQVSGLAVGRTVTTGRALTPEYAAPEQLEGGAITTATDVYALGVLLYELLTGEHPVARADTSPADLVRAITTGATIRMSERVRRSPTEPRAANAHAEDEGDAEPSRFEARSTTPDRLARALAGDLDTIVAKALKRAVAERYPTVTELADDLRRHLRNLPVRARPDSLGYRVRKLVARHRVEVGAAGLVVVALLAATGISWRQARASAAERDRALEELRRAEITNDLSGFLISEANPEGLPISKTDLLARAEAMIEGRFADNPALQAHMLVLLSSRYYEISDYPPWRKVLTRAYELASRTSDPRLRAVAACELAMAVTDEEPERAQALLAQANVALAAQDPAAAAAELARCRLDEAIVASWGGQFERAVAAAEESLRYEASRPGPSGRGAEALNTLGLAQGQLGRFEAANATFERLLSVLAAERRTRTRFAATARHNWTLALVNAGQVKRALAESDTLVAITRELGGGPVSPYKLSSRASLLSYAGRHEEAIAAATEAIRNLSRTTGSQVPFWIHCIAARVQAQAGRFDDADLALAEMDRAFAAIPSPPAGLAGMRELYRARAMVDRDAGAALALARRAFELLEREKQPARDLLQALLIAARAENDLGNGAAARADAARALEMARAGLGGFAHSRELGLAELEAARAAALAGDLTAARAGFERAVDNLRDAVGTDAPETLRAERQAAAFAGGSPSPAG from the coding sequence GTGGCCTTCGTCGACGAGTCGTTTTGGAGTCGGCTGTCGCCCCTTCTCGATCAGGCGCTCGAGCTCGAGGGGGAGCCGCGCGACCAGTTCGTAGGGTCGCTGCGAGAGCGCGACCCCGCGCTCGCCGAGGCGCTCGAACGGCAGCTCGCGGAGCACGATCACGCCCTGCGCACGGGGTTCCTGGATCTGCCGGCGGGGGCGACGCCGGTTTCGCTCGAGGGCCGGACCTTCGGCGCCTACGAGCTCGTCGAGCGCATCGGCGCCGGCGGCATGGGCACGGTCTGGCGGGCGCGACGCAACGACGGCCGTTTCGAAGGCGACGTCGCGGTGAAGCTCCTCCACCCGTCGCTCGTCGAGGAGCGCGGATCCGAACGCTTCCGCAGCGAGGGTTCGATCCTGTCGCGACTCTCCCACGCCGGCATCGCGCGTCTCTACGACGCCGGCCTGTCGGCGGCCGGACAGCCGTTCCTCGTCCTCGAGCTCGTCGAAGGCCTCCGGATCGACCGCTTCGCCGACGCGCATCGGCTGCCGGTGCGCGCCCGGCTGGAGCTGTTTCTCCAGATCGCCGACGCGGTCGCCTACGCCCACTCGAACCTCGTCGTGCACCGCGATCTCAAGCCCTCGAACATCCTCGTCGATCGGGCCGGACAGGCCAAACTGCTCGACTTCGGAATCGCGACTCTCGTCGATCAGGTTTCCGGCCTGGCGGTCGGCCGCACCGTCACGACCGGGCGTGCGCTCACCCCGGAGTACGCCGCGCCGGAACAGCTCGAAGGTGGCGCGATCACCACCGCCACCGATGTCTACGCGCTCGGCGTGCTGCTCTATGAGCTCCTGACTGGCGAACATCCGGTGGCTCGCGCCGACACTTCGCCAGCCGACCTCGTGCGCGCCATCACCACCGGCGCGACGATACGGATGAGCGAGCGTGTGCGACGGAGCCCCACGGAGCCCCGCGCCGCAAACGCCCACGCTGAAGACGAGGGCGATGCCGAGCCTTCGCGTTTCGAGGCACGATCGACGACGCCGGATCGGCTCGCGCGCGCGCTCGCGGGCGACCTCGACACGATCGTCGCCAAGGCGCTCAAGCGAGCGGTCGCCGAGCGCTACCCCACCGTCACGGAGCTCGCCGACGACCTGCGGCGTCATCTGCGCAATCTTCCGGTGCGGGCGCGACCCGACAGCCTCGGCTACCGCGTGCGCAAGCTCGTCGCGCGCCACCGCGTCGAGGTCGGCGCGGCGGGCCTGGTCGTCGTCGCCCTCCTCGCAGCCACGGGGATCAGCTGGCGGCAGGCGCGGGCCTCGGCCGCCGAGCGCGACCGCGCGCTCGAGGAGCTGCGCCGGGCTGAAATCACCAACGATCTTTCCGGCTTCCTGATCTCCGAGGCCAACCCCGAAGGACTCCCCATTTCGAAGACGGATCTCCTGGCGCGGGCCGAGGCGATGATCGAGGGGCGCTTCGCCGACAATCCAGCGCTTCAGGCCCACATGCTCGTTCTGCTCTCGAGCCGGTACTACGAGATCTCCGACTACCCGCCCTGGCGGAAGGTGCTGACACGCGCCTACGAGCTTGCCAGCCGGACTTCCGACCCGCGGTTGCGCGCCGTGGCGGCTTGCGAGCTCGCGATGGCGGTAACCGACGAGGAGCCCGAGCGGGCGCAGGCACTTCTCGCCCAGGCCAACGTCGCGCTCGCCGCCCAGGACCCTGCCGCCGCCGCCGCCGAGCTCGCCCGTTGCCGGCTCGACGAGGCGATCGTCGCCAGCTGGGGCGGCCAGTTCGAGCGCGCGGTCGCCGCCGCCGAGGAGTCGCTGCGCTACGAGGCCTCGCGTCCGGGCCCTTCCGGCCGCGGCGCCGAAGCGCTCAACACCCTCGGGCTCGCCCAGGGACAGCTGGGCCGATTCGAGGCGGCCAACGCGACGTTCGAGAGACTGCTTTCCGTCCTCGCCGCGGAGCGGCGAACCCGCACGCGGTTCGCCGCGACCGCCCGTCACAACTGGACGCTCGCCCTCGTCAATGCCGGCCAGGTAAAGCGCGCGCTCGCCGAGTCCGACACGCTTGTCGCCATCACCCGGGAGCTCGGCGGCGGGCCGGTCTCGCCGTACAAGCTCTCGTCCCGCGCGAGCCTGCTGTCGTACGCCGGGCGACACGAAGAGGCGATCGCCGCCGCCACCGAGGCGATCCGCAACCTCTCCCGAACGACGGGATCGCAGGTCCCGTTCTGGATCCACTGCATCGCCGCTCGCGTCCAGGCCCAGGCGGGACGGTTCGACGACGCCGACCTCGCGCTCGCCGAGATGGACCGCGCTTTCGCGGCGATCCCTTCCCCGCCCGCCGGGCTCGCCGGCATGCGCGAGCTCTACCGCGCCCGGGCGATGGTGGACCGCGACGCCGGCGCCGCACTCGCCCTCGCCCGGCGCGCGTTCGAGCTCCTCGAGCGCGAGAAGCAGCCGGCTCGCGATCTGCTGCAGGCGCTGCTGATCGCGGCGCGCGCCGAGAACGACCTCGGGAATGGAGCCGCGGCCCGAGCCGACGCCGCGCGCGCCCTCGAGATGGCACGGGCTGGCCTCGGCGGCTTCGCCCATTCGCGCGAGCTCGGCCTCGCCGAGCTCGAAGCCGCGCGGGCCGCCGCTCTCGCCGGAGACCTCACCGCCGCGCGGGCCGGATTCGAGCGCGCCGTCGACAACCTGCGGGATGCCGTCGGCACCGACGCGCCCGAGACGCTCCGCGCCGAGCGCCAGGCAGCGGCGTTCGCAGGCGGATCCCCTTCGCCCGCGGGCTAG
- a CDS encoding sigma-70 family RNA polymerase sigma factor has protein sequence MGQESSASVQVVFQRAERGDASAREELFALLYDELHRLAHTHVARARGAMTWNTTTLLHEAYLGFAHREGLQFPDESRFLGYAARAMRGLVIDAIRSRYTEKRGIDQTFVPVAEAMLASVGSPEEVEQLNDALADLARLEPALAELVDLAFFCGFTFAEVAAMRGVTERTVQRDWAKARLLLHGALDRT, from the coding sequence ATGGGCCAGGAATCGTCCGCCTCGGTGCAAGTGGTCTTCCAGCGCGCCGAGCGCGGCGACGCCTCCGCGCGCGAGGAGCTCTTTGCGCTGCTCTATGACGAGCTTCACCGTCTCGCTCACACTCACGTCGCGCGCGCCCGCGGCGCGATGACCTGGAACACGACGACGCTCCTGCACGAGGCCTACCTCGGCTTCGCGCACCGGGAGGGGCTGCAGTTTCCGGACGAGAGCCGATTCCTGGGCTACGCTGCGCGCGCCATGCGCGGGCTCGTCATCGATGCGATCCGCTCGCGGTACACGGAGAAGCGCGGCATCGACCAGACGTTCGTTCCGGTCGCGGAGGCGATGCTGGCGTCGGTGGGCTCGCCCGAAGAGGTCGAACAGCTGAACGACGCCCTCGCGGATCTCGCGCGGCTCGAGCCGGCGCTCGCCGAGCTCGTCGACCTCGCCTTCTTCTGCGGTTTCACCTTCGCGGAAGTGGCGGCAATGCGCGGCGTCACCGAGCGGACCGTGCAGCGCGACTGGGCGAAGGCGCGCCTGCTCCTGCACGGCGCCCTCGACAGAACCTAG
- a CDS encoding DUF2177 family protein, with translation MLAETAAREVARDGRVAPAPRFWVRVTRVKIRTVELSVPAAAAAILATAATMLVLDLAWLGIVARGLYASALGHLMRPEAWWPAALLFYLFYVSVIAAWAVFGTGAPSAAARRGAGLGFVAYTTYELTNWAVLRDWPAWIVPIDIAWGIALTAVSALAGKLAERAVGGRPARREAPR, from the coding sequence ATGCTAGCCGAAACCGCGGCCCGTGAGGTCGCCCGCGACGGCCGCGTCGCGCCTGCGCCCCGATTCTGGGTTAGGGTGACTCGCGTGAAGATCCGAACCGTCGAACTGTCCGTTCCGGCCGCGGCGGCGGCGATCCTGGCGACGGCGGCGACGATGCTCGTCCTCGACCTGGCGTGGCTGGGGATCGTCGCCCGGGGTCTCTACGCGTCCGCGCTCGGCCATCTGATGCGGCCCGAGGCCTGGTGGCCTGCGGCCCTCCTCTTCTACCTCTTCTACGTTTCGGTGATCGCGGCCTGGGCGGTCTTCGGCACCGGGGCCCCTTCGGCCGCCGCCCGGCGCGGCGCCGGGCTCGGCTTCGTGGCCTACACGACCTACGAACTGACGAACTGGGCCGTCCTCAGGGACTGGCCGGCGTGGATCGTCCCGATCGACATCGCCTGGGGAATCGCCTTGACCGCCGTCTCCGCCCTGGCCGGAAAGCTGGCCGAGCGCGCCGTCGGAGGCCGGCCGGCCCGGAGGGAGGCCCCGCGGTGA